In Janthinobacterium sp. 67, a genomic segment contains:
- a CDS encoding AAA family ATPase: MNIVIVSKNEAQLKRLTRLLRERSSSDRVALLASIPDVFDNGATPEVLLLEQEQTGETELEQLELLGGRHPNLAIIVQCPQQSPQFLLRSMRAGVREVLQPDDDASLCAALRRIEEKLQKQVTRKGQVLAFVSCKGGSGATFIAANLGYALAAGEQRKVALFDLNLQFGDAALFVSDHKPAATLSQLSQQIVRLDASLLAASMIQITPAYSVLAAADDPAHAADVEADHIDRLLTLARSQYDYILLDVGRGLDPVSVRALDRADLIFPVLQATLPYVRDGKRLLDVFRGLGYREDKIRLILNRYASSDNIRVADLEAAYGKHVYKSIPNHYEAVAASVSQGVPILKLTPHNAVSRALQELAASLAGETPPAAQSWVSRLLARA; the protein is encoded by the coding sequence GTGAATATCGTCATCGTCTCGAAGAATGAAGCCCAGCTCAAACGGCTGACCCGCCTGCTGCGCGAACGCAGCTCATCCGACCGCGTCGCCCTGCTGGCGAGCATACCGGATGTATTCGACAACGGCGCCACGCCGGAAGTGCTGCTGCTGGAGCAGGAACAGACGGGCGAGACGGAGCTGGAACAGCTCGAACTGCTGGGCGGGCGCCATCCGAACCTGGCCATCATCGTGCAATGCCCGCAGCAAAGTCCGCAATTCCTGCTGCGCTCGATGCGCGCCGGCGTGCGCGAAGTGCTGCAACCGGACGACGACGCGTCCCTGTGCGCCGCCTTGCGCCGCATCGAGGAAAAGCTGCAAAAGCAGGTCACGCGCAAGGGCCAGGTGCTGGCCTTCGTCTCGTGCAAGGGCGGCAGCGGCGCCACGTTCATCGCCGCCAACCTCGGCTACGCGCTGGCCGCCGGCGAGCAGCGCAAGGTGGCGCTGTTCGACCTGAACCTGCAGTTCGGCGACGCCGCCCTGTTCGTCTCGGACCACAAGCCGGCCGCCACCCTGTCGCAACTGTCGCAGCAGATCGTGCGCCTCGACGCCTCGCTGCTGGCCGCCAGCATGATCCAGATCACGCCCGCCTACAGCGTGCTGGCCGCCGCCGACGATCCGGCCCATGCGGCCGACGTCGAAGCCGACCATATCGACCGCCTGCTGACCCTGGCGCGCAGCCAGTACGACTACATCCTGCTCGACGTGGGGCGCGGCCTCGACCCCGTCAGCGTGCGCGCGCTGGACCGGGCCGACCTGATCTTCCCCGTGCTGCAGGCAACCTTGCCGTACGTGCGCGACGGCAAGCGCCTGCTCGACGTATTCCGCGGCCTCGGCTACCGCGAAGACAAGATCCGCCTGATCCTGAACCGCTATGCCAGCAGCGACAACATCCGCGTGGCCGACCTGGAAGCGGCGTATGGCAAGCACGTCTACAAATCCATCCCCAACCACTACGAGGCGGTGGCGGCCTCCGTCAGCCAGGGCGTGCCCATCCTCAAGCTGACGCCGCACAACGCCGTCTCGCGCGCCCTGCAGGAACTGGCCGCCAGCCTGGCCGGCGAAACCCCGCCCGCCGCGCAAAGCTGGGTTTCGCGGCTGCTGGCGCGCGCCTGA
- a CDS encoding TadE/TadG family type IV pilus assembly protein, which yields MRNHFSHPRQHGGAAVEFGIVLALLITLLAGIFGFGRAFWYYDALTKATRDAARNMSVKAKAGIASQGVPAAKQTVVDAAISAGISDFVTANVTVTCLDASFNDSSCTDGTAPGGIRVEVVNYTLSVGQYLPFVIGAASSYATPLSPRTTMRYML from the coding sequence ATGCGCAACCACTTTTCCCATCCCAGGCAGCACGGCGGCGCCGCCGTCGAATTCGGCATCGTGCTGGCCCTGCTGATCACCTTGCTGGCCGGCATCTTCGGCTTCGGCCGCGCGTTCTGGTACTACGACGCGCTGACCAAGGCCACGCGCGACGCGGCGCGCAACATGTCCGTCAAGGCCAAGGCCGGCATCGCCTCGCAGGGCGTGCCGGCGGCCAAACAGACGGTGGTCGACGCGGCCATCAGCGCCGGCATCAGCGACTTCGTCACGGCCAACGTGACGGTCACCTGCCTGGACGCGAGCTTCAACGACAGCAGCTGCACCGATGGCACGGCGCCGGGCGGCATCCGCGTCGAAGTCGTCAACTACACGCTGTCGGTGGGCCAGTACCTGCCCTTCGTGATCGGCGCGGCCAGCAGCTATGCCACGCCGCTCTCGCCGCGCACCACCATGCGCTACATGCTGTAA
- a CDS encoding type II secretion system F family protein, which yields MDYLYYVFAILTFIAVVLLIEGVYLAWNTSRGPEAERVARRLRIMSAGAHGDAGSSMIKKRLLSDTPALQRVLLSVPRVHALDRLLEQSGLSWSVASFAGVMLATAGAAFLLLSYISVPWLLRLPLVAGAALLPLLVVLRAKAKRLQRIEQQLPDALDLMARALRAGHAFPTALKMVGDEMNAPLAVEFRATFDEVNFGIAMQDALMNLATRVPSTDLRYFVIAVLIQRETGGNLAELLDSISRIIRERIKLLGQVRVLSAEGKLSAWILSLLPFGAAAMIHLTNPQFLEMLFVDPGGRKMLVGALVMMVCGILVMRNIIRIRV from the coding sequence ATGGACTATCTCTATTACGTATTCGCCATCCTCACCTTCATCGCCGTGGTACTGCTGATCGAGGGCGTGTACCTGGCGTGGAACACTTCGCGCGGCCCGGAAGCGGAAAGGGTCGCGCGCCGCCTGCGCATCATGTCGGCCGGCGCGCATGGCGACGCGGGCAGCTCGATGATCAAGAAGCGCCTGCTGAGCGACACCCCGGCCCTGCAGCGCGTGCTGCTCAGCGTGCCCCGCGTGCATGCGCTCGACCGCCTGCTCGAGCAGTCTGGCCTGAGCTGGAGCGTGGCCAGCTTCGCCGGCGTGATGCTGGCCACGGCCGGCGCCGCGTTTTTGCTGCTCAGCTACATCAGCGTGCCGTGGCTGCTGCGCCTGCCGCTGGTGGCCGGCGCGGCCTTGCTGCCGCTGCTGGTCGTCTTGCGCGCCAAGGCCAAGCGCCTGCAGCGCATCGAGCAGCAATTGCCCGATGCGCTGGACCTGATGGCGCGCGCCCTGCGCGCCGGCCACGCCTTCCCCACGGCCCTGAAAATGGTCGGCGATGAAATGAACGCGCCGCTGGCCGTGGAATTTCGCGCCACCTTCGACGAAGTCAATTTCGGCATCGCCATGCAGGACGCCCTGATGAACCTGGCCACGCGCGTGCCCAGCACGGACTTGCGCTACTTCGTCATCGCCGTGCTGATCCAGCGCGAAACGGGCGGCAACCTGGCCGAGCTGCTCGACAGCATCAGCCGCATCATCCGCGAGCGCATCAAGCTGCTGGGACAGGTGCGCGTGCTGTCGGCCGAAGGCAAGCTGTCGGCCTGGATCCTGTCGCTGCTGCCCTTCGGCGCGGCGGCCATGATCCACCTGACCAATCCGCAATTCCTGGAAATGCTGTTCGTCGACCCGGGCGGACGCAAGATGCTCGTCGGCGCCCTGGTGATGATGGTGTGCGGCATCCTGGTCATGCGCAATATCATCCGCATCCGCGTCTGA
- a CDS encoding TadE/TadG family type IV pilus assembly protein, protein MRHLPPAPGTGRQRGAAAVEFALVALLFFTLLFGILEFGRMLYLYNTVQEVSRRAAREAVVRWIDQTDAVKTLALFGGTALPAAPELTAANITISYLNKSGAEVTLPPSDPGDNLSACGDNTRTASCIDSVRVSIDNVSYTPMVSLFGFLNIAVPASVVVMHAESLGFQIN, encoded by the coding sequence ATGCGCCACCTTCCACCTGCCCCCGGGACCGGCCGCCAGCGCGGCGCGGCCGCCGTCGAATTCGCCCTGGTGGCGCTGCTGTTTTTCACCCTGCTGTTCGGCATCCTCGAATTCGGCCGCATGCTGTACCTGTACAACACGGTGCAGGAAGTGAGCCGCCGCGCCGCGCGCGAAGCGGTGGTGCGCTGGATCGACCAGACGGACGCCGTCAAGACCCTGGCCCTGTTCGGCGGCACGGCCCTGCCGGCCGCGCCGGAACTGACGGCCGCCAACATCACCATCAGCTACCTGAACAAGAGCGGCGCCGAAGTGACCTTGCCGCCGAGCGACCCGGGCGACAACCTGTCGGCCTGCGGCGACAACACGCGCACGGCCAGCTGCATCGACAGCGTGCGCGTGTCGATCGACAACGTCAGCTATACGCCGATGGTCAGCCTGTTCGGTTTTCTCAATATTGCCGTGCCGGCCTCGGTGGTGGTCATGCACGCCGAAAGCCTGGGCTTCCAGATCAATTGA
- a CDS encoding CpaF family protein, with protein sequence MTAEKLTLRDRLGYAQDDASQNDDAAHQGASSQSYQQLKHRTHQALLDRVDLESMQRLSREQIREELKILVSDVLTEDNVVINELERRSLIRDIQDEVLGFGPLEPLLADPGVSDILVNTYRQVYVERHGRLELSDVCFTDDAHLMKIIDKIVSRVGRRIDESSPMVDARLPDGSRVNAIIPPLAIDGPVMSIRRFSAQPLRLADLLLKHSLTEEMSTTLQALGKAKVNILISGGTGSGKTTMLNAISGFISTAERIVTIEDAAELQMQQPHVVRLETRPANIEGKGEVTQRALVRNALRMRPDRIILGEVRGAEALDMLGAMNTGHEGSMATIHANTPRDALTRLENMISMASAALPVKAMRQQISSAISVVVQVSRLTDGKRKVTSIQEITGMEGEMITMQEIFTFRQTGIGEDGTVQGHFHASGVRPRFLERLRAFGISLPETLFDPARQYH encoded by the coding sequence ATGACTGCCGAAAAACTCACCCTGCGGGACCGCCTGGGCTATGCCCAGGATGACGCCAGCCAGAATGACGATGCCGCGCACCAGGGCGCATCGAGCCAGAGCTACCAGCAACTCAAGCACCGCACCCACCAGGCGCTGCTCGACCGCGTCGACCTGGAAAGCATGCAGCGCCTGTCGCGCGAGCAGATCCGCGAAGAGCTGAAGATCCTCGTCAGCGACGTGCTCACGGAAGACAATGTCGTGATCAACGAACTGGAACGGCGCTCGCTGATCCGCGACATCCAGGACGAGGTACTCGGCTTCGGCCCGCTCGAGCCGCTGCTGGCCGATCCCGGCGTATCCGACATCCTCGTCAACACCTACCGCCAGGTGTATGTCGAGCGCCACGGCCGCCTGGAGCTGAGCGACGTCTGCTTCACCGACGACGCGCATTTGATGAAGATCATCGACAAGATCGTCTCGCGCGTGGGCCGGCGCATCGATGAATCGAGCCCCATGGTCGATGCGCGCCTGCCCGACGGTTCGCGCGTCAACGCCATCATCCCGCCGCTGGCCATCGACGGGCCCGTGATGTCGATCCGCCGCTTCTCGGCCCAGCCCCTGCGCCTGGCCGACCTGCTGCTCAAGCACAGCCTGACGGAGGAAATGAGCACCACCCTGCAGGCGCTGGGCAAGGCCAAGGTCAACATCCTGATCTCGGGCGGCACGGGCAGCGGCAAGACCACCATGCTCAATGCGATTTCCGGTTTCATCAGCACGGCCGAGCGCATCGTCACCATCGAGGACGCGGCCGAACTGCAGATGCAGCAGCCGCACGTGGTGCGCCTGGAAACGCGGCCAGCGAACATCGAGGGCAAGGGCGAAGTGACGCAGCGCGCGCTGGTGCGCAACGCGCTGCGCATGCGCCCCGACCGCATCATCCTGGGCGAGGTGCGCGGCGCCGAAGCGCTCGACATGCTGGGCGCCATGAACACGGGCCACGAAGGCTCGATGGCCACCATCCACGCCAACACCCCGCGCGACGCGCTGACGCGGCTGGAAAACATGATCAGCATGGCCTCCGCGGCCCTGCCCGTGAAAGCCATGCGCCAGCAGATCAGTTCGGCCATCAGCGTGGTGGTGCAGGTGTCGCGCCTGACGGACGGCAAGCGCAAGGTCACGTCGATCCAGGAAATCACGGGCATGGAAGGCGAGATGATCACCATGCAGGAAATCTTCACCTTCCGCCAGACGGGCATCGGCGAAGACGGCACGGTACAGGGGCATTTCCATGCCAGCGGCGTGCGGCCGCGTTTCCTCGAACGCCTGCGCGCCTTCGGCATCAGCCTGCCGGAAACCCTGTTCGATCCCGCCCGCCAGTACCATTAA